One window of Pseudomonas urmiensis genomic DNA carries:
- a CDS encoding type VI secretion system Vgr family protein: MPRQSDLRYSLQTLVGDAAFEVVSFTLDEALSTPFKLNLELVSADADVDFAQLLDQPVLFTIWHGPRPVRYVHGLVSSFSQGDSGFSRTRYQALVEPQLARASLRSNWRIFQQKTVPQILELMFQAQRLSNVSLVACFDHQVREFCVQAGETDLDFLSRLAAEEGFIYSFEHSATGHQLIITDRLLEMGLISRSVIKAEDDDEGFVDDVETPDADPIAVLYQPNGGGDQAKPALHRFRYSEQVRSARQVQRDYSFKHPAYRQEHAATASDLQHQSPAYERFDYPGRYKRDVVGKPFTHNRLTALRHDARIAQVEGDDVRLQPGLSFNLIDHPREDLNAHWRVIGVHHEGCQFTSLQQEAVGADQGTRYLQQATLIPGRIEWKPALLPKPHIDGPHMATVVGPANEQIYCDEWGRVKVSFPWDRDSQENEFSSCWVRVSQGWAGGSWGAMAIPRIGQEVIIHYVNADPDQPLITGRTYCANQLPPYELPKHKTRMTIKSQTHKGQGFNELRFEDELGHEEVFIHAQRDQNNHVKHNQTTFVGNDRSERVEHDETVSIGNDRREDVGRDESVSIGQNRLHEISNDDSLTIGRTQTIVTGQDRIETVGNHRQDKTTANHSVEIGGHLQQQVAGHVELRAGQAIKQQTQVFDIEVADSLTIKSPGGLLRLDGAGITLEGVAITIKGPVAQNATGSSNAFAIDGAPVVGEPICVSCLLKAIQEGRSVVRMEGAGQ, translated from the coding sequence ATGCCCCGCCAATCCGATCTTCGCTACAGCTTGCAAACCTTGGTCGGCGACGCCGCATTCGAGGTGGTCTCGTTCACCCTCGATGAAGCCCTGAGCACCCCGTTCAAGCTCAACCTGGAGCTGGTCAGCGCCGACGCCGACGTCGACTTTGCCCAGTTGCTCGACCAGCCTGTGCTGTTCACCATTTGGCACGGCCCACGCCCGGTGCGCTACGTGCACGGCCTGGTCAGCAGCTTCAGCCAGGGTGACAGCGGCTTCTCTCGCACCCGCTACCAGGCGCTGGTCGAACCGCAGCTGGCCCGCGCCAGCCTGCGCTCGAACTGGCGTATCTTCCAGCAAAAGACCGTGCCGCAAATCCTTGAACTGATGTTCCAGGCCCAGCGGCTGAGCAACGTCAGCCTGGTGGCCTGTTTCGACCATCAGGTTCGCGAATTCTGTGTCCAGGCCGGTGAAACCGACCTCGACTTCCTGTCCCGCCTGGCCGCCGAAGAAGGCTTTATCTACAGCTTCGAGCACAGCGCCACCGGCCATCAACTGATCATCACCGACCGCCTGCTGGAGATGGGCCTGATCAGCCGCAGCGTGATCAAGGCCGAAGACGACGATGAAGGCTTTGTCGATGACGTCGAAACGCCCGACGCCGACCCCATCGCCGTGCTCTACCAGCCCAACGGCGGCGGCGATCAGGCCAAACCCGCCCTGCACCGCTTTCGCTACAGCGAACAGGTGCGCAGCGCCCGCCAGGTGCAGCGCGACTACAGCTTCAAGCACCCCGCCTATCGCCAGGAGCATGCCGCCACTGCCAGCGACCTGCAGCACCAGTCCCCGGCCTACGAGCGCTTCGACTATCCCGGACGCTACAAGCGGGATGTGGTCGGCAAGCCGTTCACCCACAACCGCCTCACCGCCTTGCGCCACGATGCACGCATCGCCCAGGTCGAAGGCGACGATGTGCGCCTGCAACCGGGCTTGAGTTTCAACCTGATCGACCACCCGCGTGAAGACCTCAACGCCCACTGGCGGGTGATCGGCGTGCACCACGAGGGCTGCCAGTTCACCAGCCTGCAGCAAGAGGCGGTGGGCGCCGACCAGGGCACCCGCTACCTGCAACAGGCGACGCTGATTCCCGGGCGCATCGAGTGGAAACCCGCCCTGCTGCCCAAGCCGCATATCGACGGCCCGCACATGGCCACCGTGGTCGGCCCGGCCAACGAGCAGATCTATTGCGATGAATGGGGCCGGGTCAAGGTCAGCTTCCCCTGGGACCGCGACAGCCAGGAAAATGAGTTCAGCTCGTGCTGGGTGCGCGTCTCGCAAGGCTGGGCCGGCGGCAGCTGGGGCGCGATGGCCATCCCACGGATCGGCCAGGAAGTGATCATCCACTACGTCAATGCCGACCCCGACCAGCCGCTGATCACCGGCCGCACCTACTGCGCCAACCAGCTACCGCCGTACGAGCTGCCCAAGCACAAGACGCGCATGACCATCAAAAGCCAGACCCACAAGGGCCAAGGTTTCAATGAGCTGCGTTTCGAGGATGAGCTGGGGCATGAGGAGGTGTTCATTCATGCGCAGAGGGATCAGAACAACCACGTCAAGCACAACCAAACTACCTTCGTCGGCAACGACCGCAGCGAACGGGTCGAGCATGACGAAACGGTCTCGATTGGCAATGACCGCCGCGAAGACGTTGGCCGCGATGAGTCCGTCAGCATTGGCCAAAACCGCCTGCATGAAATCAGCAATGACGACAGCCTGACCATCGGCCGCACGCAGACCATTGTCACCGGCCAGGATCGGATCGAAACGGTCGGCAATCACCGCCAGGACAAAACCACCGCCAATCACTCGGTGGAAATTGGCGGCCATCTGCAGCAACAGGTGGCCGGCCATGTCGAGCTACGTGCAGGCCAAGCGATCAAGCAGCAGACCCAGGTGTTTGACATTGAAGTCGCCGACAGCCTGACCATCAAGAGCCCAGGCGGATTGCTTCGACTCGATGGCGCCGGCATTACCCTCGAGGGCGTGGCCATCACTATCAAAGGCCCGGTGGCGCAAAACGCTACCGGCAGCAGCAACGCGTTTGCCATCGACGGCGCGCCAGTGGTAGGCGAGCCGATATGCGTCAGTTGCCTGCTCAAAGCCATCCAAGAGGGCCGTAGCGTAGTGCGCATGGAAGGAGCCGGCCAATGA